One segment of Leptodactylus fuscus isolate aLepFus1 chromosome 7, aLepFus1.hap2, whole genome shotgun sequence DNA contains the following:
- the LOC142213355 gene encoding olfactory receptor 5V1-like: MVTEFILLAFSNLQNLQVLLFSFVLLAFTTCIAGNSAILILVRSERSLHTPMYFFISDFALLEIIFVCVTVPKFLANLLGASRKISFIGCFAQLYAFDSFGVAECYLLLVMAFDRDLAISNPLHYSGIMNRALCIELAASPWVIGCVIVAIPTIITAKLEFCGPNEIDHFFCDLAPVQDLACSDPFVSSLATTSSAIFASMLPFMIIVGFYLHIISTILKIKSTIGKKKAFSTCSSHLIVTCLFFGSVIFVFGKPKGSQQDKFFALVYTVIIPLVNPFIYTLRNKDVKAALRKSKLLRVLGPIKISH; this comes from the coding sequence ATGGTAACAGAATTCATACTTCTAGCATTCTCCAATTTACAAAATCTGCAGGTTTTGCTTTTTTCCTTTGTCCTGTTGGCTTTTACAACTTGTATTGCGGGAAACAGTGCCATACTTATCCTCGTAAGGTCTGAGCGATCACTCCATACACCAATGTATTTTTTCATCAGTGACTTTGCTCTTCTGGAAATAATATTTGTATGTGTCACTGTTCCTAAATTTCTAGCTAATTTACTGGGCGCTAGCAGGAAGATATCTTTTATTGGGTGCTTTGCCCAGTTATATGCATTTGATTCTTTTGGAGTAGCAGAATGTTATCTTCTATTAGTTATGGCTTTCGATCGGGATTTAGCCATTAGCAACCCATTGCATTATTCAGGTATAATGAACAGAGCTCTTTGTATTGAACTTGCAGCAAGCCCATGGGTTATTGGGTGTGTTATAGTTGCTATACCTACCATAATTACAGCTAAACTGGAGTTTTGTGGACCCAATGAaattgaccatttcttctgtgatttGGCTCCAGTGCAGGATTTAGCGTGTTCTGATCCTTTTGTCAGCAGTCTGGCCACAACTTCTTCAGCTATATTTGCCAGCATGCTTCCATTTATGATCATTGTAGGATTCTATCTCCACATTATCTCCACCATCTTGAAAATTAAAAGTACAATAGGCAAAAAGAAAGCCTTCTCTACCTGCTCATCTCACCTCATTGTAACTTGCTTGTTCTTTGGCTCAGTTATTTTTGTATTTGGTAAGCCCAAAGGCAGTCAACAAGACAAATTCTTTGCCCTTGTCTACACTGTCATAATTCCACTAGTAAATCCATTTATTTACACCTTAAGGAACAAGGATGTCAAAGCAGCTCTAAGGAAATCAAAGTTATTAAGAGTCCTTGGTCCGATTAAGattagccactag